Proteins from a single region of Pseudomonas fulva:
- a CDS encoding CheR family methyltransferase, which yields MQSGVWALQPVADMSATEFRDWQQLLEARLGMVVNEQRRVFLQTNLSTRMRELGIADYASYYRQVTDGPRGAVEWANLLDRLTVQETRFYRHPASFEVYQAYVARRGEQGLDKPLAIWSVGCSSGEEAYSLAIGASEALGPQGRFGVTGTDISRSALAKAREGLYDGRRLQPLDEDLRARYFTRQGDERFKVLPELAARVCCARLNVLELDKAPMTGMDVIFCQNLLIYFRRWRRREILNRLAECLAPGGLLVIGVGEVVGWQHPDMLPVADERVLAYTRKG from the coding sequence ATGCAGTCAGGCGTCTGGGCCTTGCAGCCAGTAGCGGACATGTCCGCCACGGAGTTCCGCGACTGGCAGCAGTTGCTGGAAGCGCGCCTGGGCATGGTGGTCAACGAGCAGCGCCGGGTGTTTCTGCAGACCAACCTGAGCACGCGCATGCGCGAACTGGGCATCGCCGACTACGCCAGCTACTACCGGCAGGTCACCGATGGCCCGCGCGGCGCCGTGGAATGGGCGAACCTGCTGGATCGGCTGACCGTACAGGAAACCCGTTTCTACCGGCATCCGGCTTCGTTCGAGGTGTACCAGGCCTACGTCGCCCGGCGCGGCGAGCAGGGCCTGGACAAGCCCCTGGCGATCTGGAGCGTGGGCTGCTCGAGCGGTGAGGAAGCCTACTCGCTGGCCATCGGTGCCAGCGAAGCGCTGGGGCCGCAGGGGCGATTCGGGGTCACCGGCACCGACATCAGCCGCAGCGCCCTGGCCAAGGCCCGGGAAGGCCTGTACGACGGACGCCGGCTGCAACCGCTGGATGAAGACCTGCGCGCGCGCTATTTCACGCGCCAGGGTGATGAACGCTTCAAGGTTTTGCCGGAACTGGCCGCACGGGTGTGCTGCGCCAGGCTCAACGTGCTGGAGTTGGACAAGGCGCCAATGACCGGCATGGACGTTATTTTTTGTCAGAACTTGCTGATCTATTTTCGCCGCTGGCGACGCCGCGAGATCCTCAACCGCCTGGCCGAGTGCCTGGCGCCGGGTGGCTTGCTGGTGATCGGGGTCGGTGAAGTGGTCGGCTGGCAGCACCCGGACATGCTTCCGGTGGCCGATGAGCGAGTGCTGGCGTATACCCGCAAGGGCTAA
- a CDS encoding Hpt domain-containing protein, whose product MGDRHDYVALEWVKGEIAETLKQARQALEAFVENPQDSTRMRFCQTYVHQVHGTLQMVEFFGAALLAEEMEHLAQALIDGRVANQGEALEVLMQAILQLPVYLDRIQTARRDLPMVVLPLLNDLRAARGEKLLSETSLFSPDLSSRAAALSPESLTQLRTAELPALLRKLRQMLQVALVGVIRQQDMGTNLGYMARVFARLETLCKHSPLESLWQIASGVVEGLSNGSIANGTSVRTLLRQVDKELKRLTEQGADGINQSAPDELTKNLLFYVAKASSQSPRNRVLRERYNLDEALPGEGVVDEERARLAGPDRDAMRSVVAALCEELVRVKDSLDLFVRSDRAQVNELQALLVPLKQIADTLAVLGFAQPRKVIVDQLDVVRALTEGTQSPSDAVLMDVAGALLYVEATLTGMVGQNEGNKREESHLPTTDVGQIHQLVIKEARNGLEQAKDAIIEFIASQWNHDHLARVPELLTQVRGGLAMIPLERAAALLNACNRYIQEQLLARKAVPNWQNLDTLADAITSVEYYLERLSEDHATQGDLILDVAEESLGALGYPLQEKPSILDAPVEDEPAPLDDPLHDIDVLAAPAADGAEADAAAEPVAGELPLLDEPAFEQPQLSSEAVDLAGDVADTHWPQDEQAAEPQASAPAELPELHAEVIEPGEQATETLSETAQATSWSLVDEQPQALTPEPADAATDPYALDLSELGDDPYADAKAAVADDAWSLDDGELLDEAPGTAKQDDDFLLSAEPLELGELEMLPVAEQPASVADETWSFDLDDKPAAAPESHSRAEDELWSLDELQSGLEPSAAEPTAAELPLLDLPAQGFEEQPLELESLDLDGSGEPQWNEVDLADLQLPEVELPGLPEAPVVEEPEGEKPLSMADVMAAPVQAINPPAADVPPSLLPPPADEEPIDEELREVFIEEAGEVLETIAEFLPRWCADTDDREALTEIRRAFHTLKGSGRMVRALVIGELAWSIENLLNRVLDRSIQPGDEVKQVINQVVALTPELVEEFAAQAQRQRDDVDRLAADAHALAKGLNLPKHDAPAAAVAEPAGEIEAAAPAHDEPAGLDPQLLEIFRNEAENHLDTLAAFLDDCAREMPQPVTDDLQRALHTLKGSAYMAGILPMAEVAAPLEKMVKEFKVNLVPLDLTEAEVLVEAQALFRQGLAQLESDPLRPIPGTEDFLQRVQQLHQQRLEHAQSQRQDEHGESRDPQLISIFLAEGMDILLDAEDLLRRWRTQPSERQELNTLLEELTTLGRGAEMAELPQIDELCEALLDVYGAVEDGSLAVSERFFDEAEQAHEALVSMMDQVAAGLEVSACPERVAALRALFDEALDPAKLALLSGEVPGLQVVELEEATRELQAAEVAEQPLGESGDDAESDDHELESIFLEEAADILDSAAGNLQRWLAEPDNRTLLSSLQRDMHTLKGGANMAGVTPISELAHELEALYEGLVDRRYGVSPFATDSVQQGHGLLGAMLANLQARQPAQPADELVAAIRQFRQRGGQDEQYAEPYAAMAPEAIDPADAWPEPEPEAPIAEPIVAPAEPPVMHAEPAPQGAVHSERDPELVEIFLEEGFDIIDSAGAALSHWMDDVDNSLDLESLQRDLHTLKGGARMAEIREIGDLAHELEFLYEDLGNGRLRPSPMLFELLHACHDRLAEMLDAVRSQRQVPNGDELIETIRRLRANPDEQLSMPRAVPLSAAPQESFDADGDEILDIFLEEADDLLEAMEAGIGRWEERRDDASCIDDLLRILHTLKGGARLAGQKQLGDQSHDLEQHLTEAQTQGAPWPDSLFLDVQSGFEGLQKSLDELRTRLLQQPQDERPAAEPEQPLARAVTSIVAASELPVAAVENRVLPFVQRAEVAAEEAAARRAPQELVKVPADLLEGLVNLAGETSIFRGRVEQQVSDFGFTLSEMEATIDRVRDQLRRLDTETQAQILSRYQAEAERAGYEEFDPLEMDRHSQLQQLSRALFESASDLLDLKETLASRNRDAETLLLQQARVNTELQEGLMRTRMVPFDRLVPRLRRIVRQVASELGKQVEFTVGNADGEMDRTVLERIVAPLEHMLRNAVDHGIEGAAVRSKAGKPEQGSIRLELGREGGDIVLTLSDDGAGINLDAVRRKAIERGLMDAGADLSEHEILQFILEAGFSTAEKVTQISGRGVGMDVVNAEVKQLGGSMSIDSVSGEGTTFRIRLPFTVSVNRALMVLSGEDLYAIPLNTIEGIVRVSPYELESYYGPDAPRFEYAGQAYELRYLGDLLNNGQHPKLVGQSLPLPVILVRSSEHAVAVQVDSLAGSREIVVKSLGPQFATVPGISGATILGDGRVVVILDLLATIRELHAHLQYQVRPRLAADAGSVPDVEVERPTLVMVVDDSVTVRKVTSRLLERNGMNVLTAKDGVDAIAQLQEHRPDIMLLDIEMPRMDGFEVANLIRHDEGLKDLPIIMITSRTGEKHRERAMSIGVNEYLGKPYQESLLLGSIEKWTKRS is encoded by the coding sequence ATGGGTGATCGGCACGACTATGTCGCCCTGGAGTGGGTCAAGGGCGAAATCGCGGAAACCCTGAAGCAGGCGCGACAGGCACTGGAGGCGTTCGTCGAGAATCCGCAGGATTCGACGCGCATGCGCTTCTGCCAGACCTACGTGCATCAGGTTCACGGCACCCTGCAGATGGTCGAGTTCTTCGGCGCGGCCTTGCTCGCCGAGGAGATGGAGCACCTGGCTCAGGCGCTGATCGACGGTCGCGTGGCCAACCAGGGCGAAGCGCTGGAAGTGCTGATGCAGGCCATCCTGCAGCTGCCGGTGTACCTGGACCGCATCCAGACCGCGCGCCGCGACCTGCCCATGGTGGTGCTGCCGCTGCTCAACGACCTGCGCGCGGCGCGGGGCGAGAAGCTGCTGTCGGAAACCAGCCTGTTCTCCCCGGATCTGTCCAGCCGTGCCGCGGCCTTGTCGCCCGAGTCGCTGACCCAATTGCGCACCGCCGAACTGCCGGCCCTGCTGCGCAAGCTACGGCAGATGCTGCAGGTGGCGCTGGTGGGGGTCATCCGCCAGCAGGACATGGGCACCAACCTCGGTTACATGGCGCGGGTGTTCGCGCGCCTGGAAACCCTGTGCAAGCACTCGCCGCTGGAGTCGCTGTGGCAGATCGCCTCCGGTGTGGTCGAGGGCCTGTCCAACGGCAGCATCGCCAACGGCACCTCGGTGCGCACGCTGCTGCGCCAGGTCGACAAGGAGCTCAAGCGCCTGACCGAGCAGGGCGCCGACGGCATCAACCAGAGCGCGCCGGACGAACTCACCAAGAACCTGCTGTTCTACGTCGCCAAGGCCTCGTCGCAGTCGCCGCGCAACCGGGTGCTGCGCGAGCGCTACAACCTCGACGAAGCGCTGCCCGGCGAGGGCGTGGTCGACGAGGAGCGGGCCCGTCTGGCCGGCCCCGACCGCGATGCCATGCGCTCGGTGGTGGCCGCGCTCTGTGAGGAGCTGGTGCGGGTCAAGGACAGCCTCGACCTGTTCGTGCGCAGCGACCGCGCCCAGGTCAACGAGCTACAGGCGCTGCTGGTGCCGCTCAAGCAGATCGCCGACACCCTGGCGGTGCTCGGCTTCGCCCAGCCGCGCAAGGTCATCGTCGACCAGCTCGACGTGGTACGCGCCCTCACCGAAGGCACCCAGTCGCCAAGCGACGCGGTGCTGATGGACGTCGCCGGTGCGCTGCTCTACGTCGAAGCGACGCTGACCGGCATGGTCGGCCAGAACGAGGGCAACAAGCGCGAAGAAAGCCACCTGCCTACCACCGATGTCGGGCAGATCCACCAGCTGGTGATCAAGGAAGCGCGCAACGGCCTGGAGCAGGCCAAGGACGCGATCATCGAGTTCATCGCCTCGCAGTGGAATCACGATCATCTGGCCCGTGTGCCGGAACTGCTGACCCAGGTGCGTGGCGGGCTGGCGATGATTCCGCTGGAGCGTGCCGCGGCGCTGCTCAATGCCTGCAACCGCTACATCCAGGAACAGCTGCTGGCCCGCAAGGCGGTGCCGAACTGGCAGAACCTCGACACCCTGGCCGATGCCATCACCAGCGTCGAGTATTACCTGGAGCGCCTGTCCGAAGACCACGCCACCCAGGGCGACCTGATTCTCGACGTTGCCGAGGAAAGCCTCGGCGCGCTGGGCTATCCACTGCAGGAAAAGCCCTCGATCCTCGACGCCCCCGTCGAAGACGAGCCGGCCCCGCTGGACGATCCGCTGCACGATATCGACGTGCTGGCTGCTCCCGCTGCCGACGGCGCCGAGGCGGATGCAGCGGCCGAGCCGGTTGCCGGTGAGCTGCCCCTGCTGGACGAGCCGGCTTTCGAACAGCCGCAGCTGTCCAGTGAGGCGGTCGACCTGGCTGGCGATGTGGCCGATACGCACTGGCCGCAGGATGAACAAGCCGCCGAGCCCCAGGCTTCTGCGCCGGCCGAGCTGCCTGAGCTGCATGCCGAGGTGATCGAGCCCGGCGAGCAGGCGACCGAGACCTTGAGCGAGACAGCGCAGGCCACCAGCTGGTCGCTGGTCGACGAGCAGCCCCAGGCGCTGACGCCTGAGCCCGCCGACGCCGCGACCGACCCCTACGCACTCGACCTGAGCGAACTGGGCGACGACCCCTACGCCGATGCCAAGGCCGCGGTAGCCGATGATGCCTGGTCGCTGGATGACGGCGAGCTGCTGGACGAAGCGCCGGGCACCGCGAAGCAGGATGACGACTTCCTGCTCTCAGCCGAGCCGCTGGAGCTTGGCGAGCTGGAGATGCTGCCGGTTGCCGAACAACCGGCATCCGTCGCCGACGAGACCTGGTCCTTCGATCTCGACGATAAGCCGGCCGCCGCGCCCGAGTCGCACAGCCGTGCCGAAGACGAGCTGTGGTCGCTCGACGAACTGCAGAGCGGCCTCGAGCCGAGTGCTGCCGAGCCGACTGCCGCCGAGCTGCCGCTACTCGACCTGCCCGCCCAGGGCTTCGAAGAACAGCCGCTGGAACTCGAGTCGCTGGACCTGGATGGGAGCGGCGAACCGCAGTGGAACGAAGTCGACCTGGCCGACCTGCAGTTGCCGGAAGTCGAGCTGCCCGGTTTGCCCGAGGCGCCCGTGGTCGAGGAGCCGGAGGGCGAAAAGCCCCTGTCGATGGCCGATGTGATGGCCGCACCGGTGCAGGCGATCAACCCGCCGGCGGCGGATGTGCCGCCCAGCCTGCTGCCGCCGCCTGCCGATGAGGAACCCATCGACGAGGAGCTGCGCGAGGTATTCATCGAGGAAGCCGGCGAGGTGCTGGAAACCATCGCCGAGTTCCTGCCGCGCTGGTGCGCCGACACCGACGACCGCGAGGCGTTGACCGAGATCCGCCGCGCCTTCCACACCCTCAAGGGCAGTGGCCGCATGGTGCGCGCCCTGGTCATCGGCGAGCTGGCGTGGTCGATCGAGAACCTGCTCAACCGGGTGCTCGACCGCAGCATCCAGCCGGGTGACGAGGTCAAGCAGGTGATCAACCAGGTCGTCGCGCTGACGCCCGAGCTGGTCGAAGAGTTCGCCGCCCAGGCCCAGCGCCAGCGTGATGACGTCGACCGCCTGGCGGCCGACGCCCATGCCCTGGCCAAGGGGCTGAACCTCCCAAAGCATGACGCCCCGGCTGCTGCGGTAGCCGAGCCCGCGGGCGAGATCGAGGCTGCCGCACCGGCCCATGACGAACCGGCCGGGCTGGACCCGCAGTTGCTGGAGATCTTCCGCAACGAGGCGGAAAACCACCTCGACACCCTGGCCGCCTTTCTCGACGACTGCGCCCGGGAAATGCCGCAGCCGGTGACCGATGACCTGCAGCGTGCCCTGCACACCCTCAAGGGCAGTGCCTACATGGCCGGCATCCTGCCGATGGCGGAAGTGGCCGCGCCGTTGGAGAAGATGGTCAAGGAGTTCAAGGTCAACCTGGTGCCCCTGGACCTGACCGAAGCCGAGGTGCTGGTCGAGGCCCAGGCGCTGTTCCGTCAGGGTCTGGCCCAGCTGGAAAGCGACCCGCTGCGGCCGATTCCGGGTACCGAAGACTTTCTGCAGCGCGTGCAGCAACTGCACCAGCAGCGCCTCGAACACGCCCAGAGCCAGCGCCAGGACGAGCACGGCGAGAGCCGCGATCCGCAACTGATCAGCATCTTCCTGGCCGAGGGCATGGACATCCTGCTCGATGCCGAAGACCTGCTGCGCCGCTGGCGCACGCAGCCGTCCGAGCGCCAGGAGCTCAATACCCTGCTCGAAGAGCTGACCACCCTCGGTCGCGGCGCGGAAATGGCCGAGCTGCCGCAGATCGACGAGCTGTGCGAAGCGCTGCTGGACGTCTATGGCGCCGTGGAAGACGGCAGCCTGGCGGTCAGCGAGCGCTTCTTCGACGAAGCCGAGCAGGCCCACGAAGCGCTGGTCAGCATGATGGACCAGGTGGCCGCCGGCCTCGAAGTCAGCGCCTGCCCCGAGCGCGTAGCCGCCTTGCGCGCGCTGTTCGACGAGGCGCTGGACCCGGCCAAGCTGGCCCTGCTGTCCGGCGAGGTGCCGGGCCTGCAGGTGGTCGAGCTGGAGGAGGCGACCCGCGAACTGCAAGCCGCTGAAGTTGCCGAACAGCCGCTCGGCGAGTCTGGCGACGACGCCGAGTCGGACGACCACGAGCTGGAGTCGATCTTCCTCGAAGAGGCGGCCGATATCCTCGACAGTGCCGCCGGCAACCTGCAGCGCTGGCTGGCAGAGCCGGACAACCGCACGCTGCTGTCGTCGCTGCAACGCGACATGCACACCCTCAAGGGTGGTGCCAACATGGCCGGCGTGACGCCGATCAGCGAACTGGCCCACGAACTGGAAGCCCTCTACGAAGGGCTGGTGGATCGCCGCTACGGCGTTTCCCCCTTCGCCACCGACAGCGTGCAGCAGGGCCATGGGCTGCTCGGCGCCATGCTCGCCAACCTGCAGGCCCGCCAGCCGGCGCAGCCGGCCGACGAGCTGGTCGCCGCCATTCGCCAGTTCCGCCAGCGTGGTGGCCAGGACGAGCAATACGCCGAGCCCTACGCCGCGATGGCGCCCGAGGCGATCGACCCCGCGGATGCCTGGCCCGAGCCGGAGCCCGAAGCGCCCATCGCCGAGCCCATCGTGGCGCCGGCCGAGCCGCCGGTGATGCATGCCGAACCGGCGCCGCAGGGGGCTGTGCACAGCGAGCGCGATCCCGAGCTGGTCGAGATCTTTCTCGAGGAAGGCTTCGACATCATCGACAGCGCCGGCGCGGCCCTGAGCCACTGGATGGACGATGTCGACAACAGCCTCGATCTGGAATCCCTGCAACGTGACCTGCACACCCTCAAGGGTGGTGCGCGGATGGCCGAGATCCGCGAAATCGGCGATCTGGCCCACGAGCTGGAGTTCCTCTATGAGGACCTCGGCAACGGCCGCCTGCGCCCCAGCCCGATGCTGTTCGAACTGCTCCACGCCTGTCACGACCGCCTCGCGGAAATGCTCGACGCCGTGCGTTCGCAGCGCCAGGTGCCGAACGGCGACGAGCTGATCGAGACCATTCGTCGCCTGCGCGCCAACCCGGACGAGCAGCTCAGCATGCCGCGCGCCGTGCCCCTGAGCGCCGCGCCGCAAGAATCCTTCGATGCCGACGGCGACGAAATCCTCGACATCTTCCTCGAGGAAGCCGACGACCTACTCGAGGCCATGGAGGCCGGCATCGGTCGCTGGGAAGAGCGGCGTGACGATGCCAGTTGCATCGACGACCTGCTGCGCATCCTGCACACCTTGAAGGGGGGCGCGCGCCTGGCCGGGCAGAAGCAGCTGGGTGACCAGAGTCACGACCTCGAGCAGCACCTGACCGAAGCCCAGACCCAGGGTGCGCCCTGGCCGGACAGCCTGTTCCTCGACGTGCAGTCCGGCTTCGAGGGCCTGCAGAAGAGTCTCGACGAGCTGCGTACGCGCCTGCTGCAACAACCCCAGGACGAACGCCCGGCGGCCGAGCCGGAGCAGCCGCTGGCACGGGCGGTGACGTCCATCGTCGCCGCCAGCGAACTGCCGGTGGCCGCGGTGGAGAATCGCGTGCTGCCGTTCGTGCAGCGCGCCGAAGTGGCTGCCGAGGAGGCCGCCGCGCGGCGTGCCCCGCAGGAGCTGGTCAAGGTGCCCGCCGATCTGCTCGAGGGCCTGGTCAACCTGGCCGGTGAAACCTCGATCTTCCGCGGTCGCGTCGAGCAGCAGGTCAGCGACTTCGGCTTCACCCTGAGCGAGATGGAAGCCACCATCGACCGCGTGCGCGATCAGTTGCGCCGCCTGGATACCGAAACCCAGGCGCAGATCCTCAGCCGCTACCAGGCCGAGGCCGAGCGCGCCGGTTACGAGGAGTTCGACCCGCTGGAGATGGACCGCCACTCCCAGCTGCAGCAGCTGTCGCGAGCCCTGTTCGAGTCGGCCTCCGACCTCCTGGACCTCAAGGAAACCCTGGCTTCGCGTAACCGTGACGCGGAAACCCTGCTGCTGCAACAGGCGCGGGTCAACACCGAGCTGCAGGAAGGCCTGATGCGCACGCGCATGGTGCCCTTCGATCGCCTGGTGCCGCGCCTGCGCCGTATCGTGCGCCAGGTCGCCAGCGAACTCGGCAAGCAGGTCGAGTTCACCGTCGGCAACGCCGATGGCGAGATGGACCGCACGGTGCTCGAGCGTATCGTCGCGCCGCTGGAACACATGCTGCGCAACGCCGTCGACCACGGTATCGAGGGTGCTGCGGTGCGCAGCAAGGCCGGCAAGCCGGAGCAGGGCAGCATTCGCCTGGAGCTGGGCCGTGAAGGCGGCGACATCGTGCTGACGCTCAGCGACGACGGTGCCGGCATCAACCTCGATGCGGTGCGCCGCAAGGCCATCGAGCGCGGTCTGATGGACGCGGGCGCCGACCTCAGCGAGCACGAGATCCTGCAGTTCATTCTCGAGGCCGGGTTCTCCACCGCCGAGAAGGTCACGCAGATTTCCGGCCGCGGTGTGGGCATGGACGTGGTCAACGCCGAGGTCAAGCAGCTCGGTGGTTCGATGAGCATCGACTCGGTCAGCGGCGAAGGCACCACCTTCCGTATTCGCCTGCCGTTCACCGTTTCGGTCAACCGGGCGCTGATGGTGCTGTCCGGCGAAGACCTCTACGCCATCCCGCTGAACACCATCGAAGGCATCGTGCGCGTGTCGCCCTACGAGCTGGAAAGCTACTACGGCCCCGATGCGCCGCGCTTCGAATACGCCGGCCAAGCCTACGAACTGCGTTACCTGGGCGACCTGCTGAACAACGGCCAGCATCCCAAGCTGGTCGGTCAGAGCCTGCCGCTGCCGGTGATCCTGGTGCGTTCCAGCGAACACGCCGTGGCCGTGCAGGTGGACTCTCTGGCCGGTTCGCGGGAGATCGTGGTGAAGAGCCTCGGCCCGCAGTTCGCCACGGTCCCGGGTATTTCCGGCGCGACCATCCTCGGCGACGGTCGCGTGGTGGTGATTCTCGACCTGCTGGCGACCATCCGCGAGCTGCACGCCCACCTGCAGTACCAGGTCCGGCCGCGTCTGGCGGCCGATGCCGGCAGCGTGCCGGACGTCGAGGTCGAGCGCCCGACCCTGGTCATGGTGGTGGACGACTCGGTCACCGTGCGCAAGGTCACCAGCCGCCTGCTGGAGCGCAACGGCATGAACGTGCTGACCGCCAAGGACGGGGTCGATGCCATCGCCCAGCTGCAGGAGCATCGCCCCGACATCATGCTGCTGGACATCGAAATGCCGCGCATGGACGGCTTCGAGGTCGCCAACCTGATTCGCCACGACGAAGGCCTCAAGGACCTGCCGATCATCATGATCACCTCGCGTACCGGTGAGAAACACCGTGAGCGGGCGATGAGCATCGGCGTCAACGAGTACCTCGGCAAGCCGTACCAGGAGTCGCTGTTGCTCGGCTCCATCGAGAAATGGACCAAGCGCTCATGA
- a CDS encoding methyl-accepting chemotaxis protein encodes MKKVISNNVLAGTRVGALVAGLFVVLIVSIVMLFANFAYMNTQSNYDTEYLGHAGELRVLSQRIAKDATESAAGKAEAFALLRDARNDFQTRWAYLTDGNAQTGLPAAPASVQAQMAAVQQDWDALRQNADAILASEQTVLSLHQVAATLAETIPQLQVEYEEVVDILLESGAPAAQVSVAQRQSLLAERILGSVNKVLAGDQDSVQAADMFGRDASLFGRVLNAMQEGNAAMEITKVSDQEALERLAEISELFEFISGSVDEILETSPELFQVRESANTIFTVSQTLLDKASTLSEGFEGLASGRSLNTIAGYVLGALALGSILIIGLLMVQETNRRLAETAEKNERNQTAILRLLDEIADLADGDLTVAATVTEDFTGAIADSINYSIDQLRELVATINMTAVQVAGAAQETQATAMHLAEASEHQAQEIAGASAAINEMAVSIDQVSANASESSAVAERSVAIANKGNEVVHNTITGMDNIREQIQDTSKRIKRLGESSQEIGDIVSLINDIADQTNILALNAAIQASMAGDAGRGFAVVADEVQRLAERSSGATKQIEALVKTIQTDTNEAVISMEQTTSEVVRGARLAQDAGVALEEIEKVSKTLAALIQNISNAARQQASSAGHISNTMNVIQEITSQTSSGTTATAKSIGNLAKMASEMRNSVSGFNLPNDGEQA; translated from the coding sequence ATGAAAAAAGTAATCTCCAACAACGTACTGGCGGGGACACGGGTCGGTGCACTCGTGGCGGGGCTGTTCGTCGTCCTGATCGTTTCGATCGTGATGCTGTTCGCCAACTTCGCGTACATGAACACGCAGAGCAACTACGACACCGAGTACCTCGGCCATGCGGGCGAGCTGCGCGTACTGTCCCAGCGTATCGCCAAGGACGCCACCGAATCCGCCGCGGGCAAGGCCGAAGCCTTCGCCCTGTTGCGCGATGCGCGCAACGACTTCCAGACCCGCTGGGCCTACCTGACCGATGGCAACGCGCAGACCGGCCTGCCCGCCGCGCCGGCCTCGGTGCAGGCGCAGATGGCCGCCGTGCAGCAGGACTGGGATGCCCTGCGGCAGAACGCCGACGCCATTCTGGCCAGTGAACAGACCGTTCTGTCGCTGCACCAGGTGGCCGCCACCCTGGCCGAAACCATTCCGCAGCTGCAGGTCGAGTACGAGGAAGTGGTCGACATCCTGCTGGAAAGCGGCGCGCCCGCTGCCCAGGTATCGGTTGCCCAGCGTCAGTCGCTGCTCGCCGAACGTATTCTCGGCTCGGTGAACAAGGTGCTGGCCGGTGACCAGGATTCGGTCCAGGCCGCCGACATGTTCGGTCGCGACGCCAGCCTGTTCGGTCGCGTGCTCAACGCCATGCAGGAAGGCAACGCGGCCATGGAGATCACCAAGGTCAGCGACCAGGAAGCCCTGGAACGTCTGGCGGAGATTTCCGAGCTGTTCGAATTCATTTCCGGTTCCGTGGACGAGATTCTCGAAACCTCGCCGGAGCTGTTCCAGGTTCGTGAATCGGCCAACACCATCTTCACCGTTTCGCAGACCCTGCTCGACAAGGCCTCGACCCTGTCCGAGGGCTTCGAAGGGCTGGCCTCCGGCCGCTCCCTGAACACCATCGCCGGTTACGTGCTGGGCGCCCTGGCACTGGGTTCGATTCTGATCATCGGCCTGTTGATGGTGCAGGAGACCAACCGTCGACTGGCCGAAACCGCCGAGAAGAACGAACGTAACCAGACCGCGATTCTGCGTCTGCTCGATGAGATCGCCGACCTCGCCGACGGTGACCTGACGGTGGCGGCGACGGTAACCGAAGACTTCACCGGCGCCATCGCCGACTCCATCAACTATTCCATCGACCAGCTGCGCGAACTGGTCGCGACGATCAACATGACCGCCGTGCAGGTGGCTGGCGCCGCCCAGGAAACCCAGGCTACCGCCATGCACCTGGCCGAGGCTTCCGAGCACCAGGCCCAGGAAATCGCCGGGGCGTCGGCGGCGATCAACGAAATGGCCGTGTCGATTGACCAGGTATCGGCGAACGCCTCGGAATCCTCCGCGGTAGCGGAACGCTCCGTAGCCATCGCCAACAAGGGCAACGAAGTCGTACACAACACCATCACCGGCATGGACAACATCCGTGAGCAGATCCAGGACACCTCGAAGCGAATCAAGCGTCTCGGTGAATCGTCCCAGGAGATCGGTGACATCGTGAGCCTGATCAACGACATCGCCGACCAGACCAACATCCTCGCCCTGAACGCCGCGATCCAGGCCTCCATGGCCGGTGACGCCGGCCGCGGCTTCGCCGTGGTAGCGGACGAGGTACAACGCCTCGCCGAACGTTCCTCCGGCGCGACCAAGCAGATCGAGGCGCTGGTAAAGACCATTCAGACCGACACCAACGAAGCGGTCATCTCTATGGAGCAGACCACTTCCGAAGTGGTACGCGGTGCACGCCTGGCGCAGGACGCGGGTGTGGCCCTGGAAGAGATCGAGAAGGTATCCAAGACCCTCGCCGCACTCATCCAGAACATTTCCAACGCGGCGCGTCAGCAGGCATCGTCTGCCGGCCACATCTCCAACACCATGAACGTGATTCAGGAGATCACCTCGCAGACCTCGTCCGGTACCACCGCGACCGCCAAGAGCATTGGTAACCTGGCCAAGATGGCCAGTGAAATGCGCAACTCGGTGTCCGGTTTCAACCTGCCAAACGACGGCGAGCAGGCGTGA